A genomic region of Candidatus Aramenus sp. CH1 contains the following coding sequences:
- a CDS encoding urease subunit gamma — MIFTPREEEKLLVSWAAELARRRKAKGLKLNYEEALAIIVDYVLEGAREGKKISQILKEVQTLLTEDDVMDGVPELLDVVQVEATFPDGTKLVTIRSPIKSSKSALNTYDIKEGEVEIREEGELEVTNTGDRPIQVGSHFHLFEVNKRLKFDREKAFGYRLAIPSGTAVRFEPGQTHVVKVRRMGGNRRITGLNGLTEGSLDHNKEDALKRAKERGFA, encoded by the coding sequence ATGATCTTCACGCCCAGAGAAGAGGAAAAGCTCCTGGTGTCGTGGGCTGCGGAGCTGGCCAGGAGGAGAAAGGCCAAGGGCCTTAAGCTAAACTACGAGGAGGCTTTGGCAATAATAGTCGACTACGTCCTCGAGGGGGCCAGGGAAGGAAAGAAGATATCCCAAATACTAAAGGAAGTGCAGACCTTGTTGACCGAGGACGACGTAATGGACGGGGTGCCGGAGCTCCTCGACGTTGTGCAGGTCGAGGCCACGTTCCCGGACGGCACGAAGCTGGTGACCATAAGGAGCCCCATAAAGTCCTCCAAGTCCGCGCTGAACACCTACGACATCAAGGAAGGCGAGGTTGAGATAAGAGAAGAAGGGGAGCTGGAGGTGACCAACACTGGGGACAGGCCAATCCAGGTTGGTTCCCACTTCCACCTCTTCGAGGTCAACAAGAGGCTGAAGTTCGACAGGGAGAAGGCCTTTGGTTACCGCCTTGCCATACCCTCTGGAACAGCGGTCAGGTTCGAGCCGGGGCAGACGCACGTGGTCAAGGTAAGGAGAATGGGAGGGAACAGGAGGATCACTGGGCTCAACGGCCTCACTGAGGGTTCGCTAGATCACAACAAGGAGGACGCATTGAAGAGGGCAAAGGAGAGGGGGTTCGCTTGA
- a CDS encoding zinc ribbon domain-containing protein, translating to MWSLGVSAVYLGYPNFISRNNGNKFTSNLVLSQVGALANKLHEYGVKTYLVIEYNTSRFCAYHNANVTRRPRGVVNCPFGHKLHSEVNGALNIVKLGVKKIVNALKNLFFSLHITE from the coding sequence TTGTGGTCTCTTGGCGTCTCCGCCGTTTACTTGGGCTATCCTAACTTCATCTCTCGGAATAACGGAAATAAGTTCACTTCAAATTTGGTCTTATCGCAAGTTGGCGCATTAGCGAACAAACTCCACGAGTACGGCGTAAAGACGTACCTAGTGATTGAGTACAATACCTCGCGTTTCTGCGCTTACCATAACGCAAATGTAACGAGAAGGCCTAGGGGAGTCGTAAACTGTCCTTTTGGCCATAAGCTTCACAGCGAGGTTAACGGAGCGTTAAACATTGTGAAACTAGGAGTTAAGAAGATTGTTAACGCGTTGAAGAACCTTTTCTTTTCTCTTCACATCACGGAGTAA